From Pseudomonas sp. stari2, a single genomic window includes:
- a CDS encoding YcfL family protein, translating into MRFKLFAVAALAVMASGCATPPPPEPGSAASKVVAMGPQKHIAVGAMRVARENGFMTVNVQLTNTLNSNKTFYYRFAWLGAEGFPIAEEEVWKSQMMYGAQTSFIQGIAPTPKAVDFRLEMKTP; encoded by the coding sequence ATGCGTTTCAAACTCTTCGCCGTCGCCGCCCTCGCCGTGATGGCCAGCGGCTGCGCCACCCCGCCACCGCCGGAGCCGGGCAGCGCCGCGAGCAAGGTCGTGGCCATGGGCCCGCAGAAACACATTGCAGTCGGCGCCATGCGCGTCGCCCGCGAGAACGGCTTCATGACCGTTAATGTGCAGTTGACCAACACCCTCAACAGCAACAAGACGTTCTACTACCGCTTTGCCTGGCTCGGCGCGGAAGGCTTCCCGATCGCCGAGGAAGAAGTCTGGAAGAGCCAGATGATGTACGGCGCCCAGACCAGCTTCATCCAGGGCATCGCCCCGACGCCGAAAGCCGTGGACTTCCGTCTTGAAATGAAGACGCCTTAA
- a CDS encoding penicillin-binding protein activator LpoB, whose translation MRAWIGMMALACAFSAQAAPKVAVTDLAYQERVEQYIHIVSAQNNYREGYYSSSGSSNYNELEASTSYIEQGELRKFTGDIKGEILRTGMFQLVQGTPYTASSKGDVYDVIKRIKAGNFKGADYVLFGTVSDIDFTQDMNELANTDSYSAVLGLTLVADFSLINTKTYEITSAFTAMGEAQDTKLVNHRDIKISLNRPRVVRDVSKALGEDVAGQLSMQLGGGGYEQPREPQQRNNLPRDTAPVILH comes from the coding sequence ATGCGTGCATGGATTGGCATGATGGCCCTGGCTTGCGCGTTCAGCGCGCAAGCGGCCCCGAAAGTTGCGGTGACGGATCTGGCTTATCAGGAACGCGTGGAGCAATACATCCACATCGTTTCGGCGCAGAACAATTACCGTGAGGGCTACTACAGCTCCAGCGGTTCTTCGAACTACAACGAGCTCGAAGCCTCCACCAGCTACATCGAACAAGGCGAGCTGCGTAAATTCACCGGCGACATCAAGGGTGAAATCCTGCGCACCGGCATGTTCCAGCTGGTGCAGGGCACGCCGTACACGGCTTCGTCCAAGGGTGACGTCTACGACGTAATCAAGCGGATCAAGGCCGGCAACTTCAAGGGCGCCGACTACGTGCTGTTCGGTACCGTTTCGGACATCGACTTCACCCAGGACATGAACGAGCTGGCCAACACCGACAGCTATTCAGCCGTACTGGGCCTGACGCTGGTGGCGGATTTCAGCCTGATCAACACCAAGACCTACGAAATCACCTCGGCCTTCACGGCCATGGGTGAAGCGCAGGACACCAAACTGGTGAACCACCGCGACATCAAGATCTCGCTGAACCGCCCACGGGTGGTTCGCGATGTCTCGAAGGCACTGGGCGAAGACGTGGCCGGACAGCTGAGCATGCAGCTCGGCGGTGGCGGTTACGAGCAGCCGCGCGAACCGCAGCAGCGCAACAATCTGCCGCGTGATACGGCGCCGGTGATTCTTCACTGA
- a CDS encoding mechanosensitive ion channel family protein: MEAFKLPLPAVWIEPIWLGVQILLILLAGYFAQRVVARFLTRLGEKYPFPPQLLMPLRGGLRWLIMGSALIFVLERLGVSATVLWTALSGFVAVAAVAFFAMWSVLSNLLCAILIFTVGPFRLGDVVELVDTTDKPGVKGRVVAINLLYTTLIEAEELGTGSAMVQVPNSLFFQRSVRRWRGSDVLPSSGFEK; encoded by the coding sequence ATGGAGGCGTTCAAGCTGCCGTTGCCGGCGGTGTGGATCGAGCCGATCTGGCTCGGCGTGCAGATTCTGCTGATCCTGCTGGCCGGCTATTTCGCCCAGCGTGTCGTCGCGCGGTTCCTGACGCGCCTGGGCGAGAAATATCCGTTCCCGCCGCAGTTGCTGATGCCGCTTCGCGGGGGCCTGCGCTGGCTGATCATGGGCAGTGCGCTGATCTTCGTGCTGGAACGTCTCGGTGTTTCTGCCACCGTGCTGTGGACAGCGTTGTCCGGTTTCGTCGCCGTTGCAGCCGTGGCGTTCTTCGCCATGTGGAGCGTGCTGTCGAACCTGCTCTGCGCGATTCTGATCTTTACCGTCGGCCCGTTTCGTCTGGGCGATGTGGTGGAGCTGGTGGACACCACCGACAAGCCCGGCGTCAAAGGCCGGGTGGTGGCGATCAATCTGCTCTACACCACGCTGATCGAGGCCGAAGAACTCGGCACCGGCAGCGCCATGGTGCAGGTGCCCAATAGCCTGTTCTTCCAGCGCTCGGTAAGACGCTGGCGCGGGTCGGATGTGCTTCCTTCCAGCGGCTTCGAAAAGTGA
- a CDS encoding LysE family transporter — protein sequence MELQTWLAFFAACWVISLSPGAGAIASMSSGLQYGFWRGYWNALGLQLGLALQIAIVGAGVGAILTASATAFHAIKWFGVAYLVYLAIKQWRALPMDMSDDAAVRPIGRPMALVFRGFLVNISNPKALVFMLAVLPQFINPHAPLLIQYVVIGVSMICVDLIVMAGYTGLASKVLRLLRTPTQQKRMNRTFAGLFIGAAAFMATLRKAAA from the coding sequence ATGGAGCTTCAAACATGGCTGGCGTTTTTTGCCGCGTGTTGGGTAATCAGCCTTTCTCCGGGCGCCGGCGCGATTGCGTCGATGTCCAGCGGTCTGCAATACGGTTTCTGGCGCGGTTACTGGAACGCCCTGGGCCTGCAACTTGGCCTGGCCCTGCAGATTGCCATCGTCGGCGCCGGTGTCGGCGCAATCCTCACCGCTTCGGCCACTGCGTTCCATGCGATCAAATGGTTTGGTGTCGCCTACCTGGTTTACCTGGCGATCAAGCAGTGGCGCGCACTGCCGATGGACATGAGCGATGACGCGGCGGTACGTCCGATCGGTCGGCCGATGGCTCTGGTGTTCCGTGGATTCCTGGTGAACATCAGCAACCCCAAGGCCCTGGTGTTCATGCTGGCGGTGCTGCCGCAGTTCATCAATCCTCACGCACCGCTGTTGATCCAGTATGTGGTGATCGGCGTGAGCATGATTTGCGTCGACCTGATCGTCATGGCCGGTTACACCGGGCTGGCGTCGAAGGTGCTTCGCCTGTTACGCACACCGACCCAGCAGAAACGCATGAACCGTACGTTTGCCGGGCTGTTCATCGGCGCGGCGGCATTCATGGCGACGTTGCGCAAAGCCGCGGCCTAA
- the abc-f gene encoding ribosomal protection-like ABC-F family protein produces the protein MIRLQNLTLQRGPQRLLEDAELTLHAGHKAGLIGANGAGKSSLFALLRGELHPDSGDCLLPADWRIAHMRQEVDTLERLAVDYVLDGDLRLREVQRDLAAAEEAHDGAALARLHAELDSADGYTADARARKLLAGLGFTNEQMDRQVGDFSGGWRMRLNLAQALMCPSDLLLLDEPTNHLDLDAIIWLEEWLKSYPGTLLLISHDRDFLDEVVDHVAHVDQRKLVLYRGGYTAFERARAERLAQQQQAYEKQQAQRAHMESYIARFKAQATKARQAQSRIKALERMEELSAAHVDSPFDFVFRESTKISSPLIDLSDARLGYGEKTVLEKVKLQLTPGARIGLLGPNGAGKSTLIKNLAGELSPLAGRLTRGENTVVGYFAQHQLDSLDAKASPLLHLQRLAPTEREQTLRDFLGGFDFRGARIDEPVLNFSGGEKARLALALIAWERPNLLLLDEPTNHLDLEMRLALTMALQEFSGAVLVVSHDRHLLKSTTDNFFLVADGKVEEFDGDLEDYARWLVEYRQRNAPVSNTPVNPDKTDKKAQRQAAAALRQQLAPHKREADKLEAELGKLHEKLAKVDASLGDSDIYEPARKNELRDLLAEQAKLKVREGELEEAWMQALETLETMQSELEALS, from the coding sequence ATGATCCGACTTCAGAACCTGACTTTACAGCGTGGCCCGCAACGTCTGCTAGAAGACGCCGAGCTGACCCTGCACGCCGGCCACAAAGCCGGCCTCATCGGTGCCAACGGCGCCGGCAAATCCAGCCTGTTCGCCTTGCTCCGCGGTGAGTTGCACCCGGACTCGGGCGATTGCCTGTTGCCGGCCGATTGGCGTATCGCCCACATGCGCCAGGAGGTCGACACCCTCGAGCGTCTGGCGGTCGACTACGTGCTCGATGGCGACCTGCGCCTGCGCGAGGTCCAGCGTGACCTCGCAGCGGCCGAAGAGGCCCACGACGGGGCTGCTCTGGCGCGCCTGCACGCCGAACTCGACAGCGCCGACGGTTACACCGCCGATGCGCGGGCGCGCAAGTTGCTGGCCGGTCTCGGTTTCACCAATGAGCAGATGGATCGTCAGGTAGGAGATTTCTCCGGTGGCTGGCGGATGCGTCTGAACCTTGCGCAGGCTTTGATGTGCCCGTCAGACCTGCTGCTGCTCGACGAACCGACCAACCACCTGGACCTCGACGCCATCATCTGGCTCGAAGAGTGGCTAAAAAGTTACCCCGGCACTTTGTTGCTGATTTCCCACGACCGGGATTTCCTCGATGAAGTGGTCGATCACGTGGCTCACGTCGATCAGCGCAAGCTGGTGCTCTACCGTGGCGGCTACACCGCGTTCGAACGCGCCCGCGCCGAGCGTCTGGCCCAGCAGCAACAGGCCTACGAGAAGCAGCAGGCGCAGCGTGCGCACATGGAAAGCTACATTGCCCGGTTCAAGGCCCAGGCCACCAAGGCCCGTCAGGCCCAGAGCCGGATCAAGGCGCTTGAGCGGATGGAAGAGCTGTCGGCGGCCCACGTCGATTCGCCGTTCGACTTCGTGTTCCGCGAGTCGACCAAGATCTCCAGCCCGCTGATCGACCTGTCCGATGCGCGTTTGGGTTACGGCGAGAAAACCGTGCTGGAGAAGGTCAAGCTGCAACTGACCCCCGGTGCGCGAATCGGTCTGCTCGGCCCCAACGGCGCCGGTAAATCGACCCTGATCAAGAACCTCGCCGGCGAGCTGTCGCCGCTGGCCGGGCGCCTGACCCGTGGCGAGAACACGGTGGTCGGCTACTTCGCCCAGCATCAGCTCGATTCGCTGGATGCCAAGGCCAGCCCGTTGCTGCACCTGCAACGTCTGGCGCCGACCGAGCGTGAGCAGACCCTGCGCGACTTCCTTGGCGGTTTCGACTTCCGTGGCGCACGGATCGACGAGCCGGTGCTGAACTTCTCCGGTGGCGAAAAAGCCCGTCTGGCCCTGGCGTTGATCGCCTGGGAACGGCCGAACCTGTTGCTGCTCGACGAACCGACCAACCACCTGGACCTGGAAATGCGCCTGGCGCTGACCATGGCGTTGCAGGAGTTCAGCGGCGCGGTGCTGGTGGTTTCCCACGATCGGCACCTGCTCAAGAGCACCACCGACAACTTCTTCCTGGTCGCGGACGGCAAGGTCGAAGAGTTCGATGGCGACCTCGAAGACTACGCCCGGTGGCTGGTCGAGTACCGTCAGCGCAACGCCCCGGTCAGCAACACGCCGGTCAACCCGGACAAGACCGACAAGAAAGCCCAGCGCCAGGCCGCCGCTGCGTTGCGTCAGCAACTGGCGCCGCACAAGCGCGAAGCCGACAAGCTCGAAGCCGAGCTGGGCAAGCTGCACGAGAAACTGGCCAAGGTCGATGCCAGCCTCGGCGACAGCGACATCTACGAGCCTGCACGCAAGAACGAATTGCGCGACCTGCTGGCCGAACAGGCCAAGCTGAAAGTCCGCGAAGGCGAACTTGAAGAGGCGTGGATGCAGGCGCTGGAAACCCTGGAAACCATGCAGTCGGAGCTGGAGGCGCTGTCCTGA
- the lpoB gene encoding penicillin-binding protein activator LpoB, with product MFARFSFIAVLALLASGCANTSPTLGSKNISYGDTKAVETVTNEFGSTDLQMIAESMTRSLAQSGILQGRPVVQVYDVKNKTSEYIDTREITTSIKTQLMKSGTARFASDNTAMQSQVDQLKLQNQSGLYKKSTVAKTGNMIAAKYRLEGSISSIVKRSSDYKDVFYKFSLQLIDVESGLAEWMDEKEIRKTTER from the coding sequence ATGTTTGCACGCTTTTCCTTCATCGCTGTCCTCGCCCTGCTGGCCTCCGGTTGCGCCAACACTTCGCCGACCCTGGGCAGCAAGAACATCAGCTACGGCGACACCAAGGCCGTTGAAACCGTGACCAACGAGTTCGGCTCGACCGACCTGCAGATGATCGCCGAATCGATGACCCGTTCCCTGGCCCAGTCCGGCATTCTGCAGGGCCGCCCGGTGGTTCAGGTCTACGACGTGAAGAACAAGACCAGCGAATACATCGACACCCGTGAAATCACCACCAGCATCAAGACCCAGCTGATGAAGTCCGGCACCGCCCGCTTCGCCAGCGACAACACCGCAATGCAGAGCCAGGTCGACCAGCTCAAGCTGCAAAACCAGAGCGGCCTGTACAAGAAAAGCACCGTGGCCAAGACCGGCAACATGATCGCCGCCAAATACCGTCTTGAAGGTTCGATCAGCTCGATCGTCAAGCGCAGCAGCGACTACAAGGACGTCTTCTACAAATTCAGCCTGCAACTGATCGACGTCGAAAGCGGTCTGGCTGAGTGGATGGACGAGAAAGAGATCCGCAAAACCACGGAGCGTTGA